In Pristiophorus japonicus isolate sPriJap1 unplaced genomic scaffold, sPriJap1.hap1 HAP1_SCAFFOLD_385, whole genome shotgun sequence, the genomic stretch gtatttcattggctgtcaagtgcgTTGGGAtaccctgaggtggtgaaaggcactatgtaaatgtaagttcttATTTCTATTCTTCTATCTGGACTGTACGATGTCTCATTCCTGGTTCCGTCTGTTTCCCTGGCAGAGACTGACCGAGTGGCTCGGATACGGATAGCCACCATGCTGGACGAAGATCGGGCCCAGGAGTTGCTGGGGTTTCTGACGCTCGAGACCCGGGCAGACATTAAAGGACGGGCCACCGAGTATGTGCTGGGCCTGACCGGCAGCCCGGACGGCCGCAGGCTGCTGGTGCGGAGCGCTGGCGTGCTGCGGGCCTTGGTGACGCTGACCGAGGACGCCTCTCGGGCCGTGGCCAGGGACTGCTACCTGGCCCTGGTCAACCTGTCGGCCGACGAGACCGCCCACAGCCAGCTGGTGGGGGACACAAGCCTGCTGCCCACGCTGCTGAGCCACCTGTCCGACCCCGCCTGCCACTTCTCCGCCCAGATCTGCTCCATCCTGTCCAACCTCTCGCGGAAGAAGGACACGTGTGCGGAGGTGTTCCATGCCATTGAGAGCGAGGGCCCGGGCTTGGCGAAGGTTGTGGACATCTTCTGCGCGGAGGGCGACAACAAAATAGTGGACCTCCACTACCTGGGCCCACTGCTGTCCAACCTGACGCAGTTACCAGACGCCAGGCGCTTCGTGCTGGATAAGGACAGGTCTGCTGTGTCACACGTTCCCTCGCAGTACCAACTACTTCTAACTAATGGCAATATTAACTACATGGCACAATGTGAAAGGGAgcgcaggaacagagggacctgagggggtCACAGGCATAAAGCTTTGAAGGTTGCAGGACAAGTCGATAAAGGCTGTTAATAAATCACACGGGACCCTCAGCtttgttaatagaaacatagagtacaaaagcaaggaagttattgctAAACCTTTAtccatcactggttaggccccagctggaatattgttctGGAcgccacactgtaggaaggatgtccaGGTCTTGGAGAGAGtacaggggagattgaccagaatggttccagggatgaggaacttcagttatgtggtgtgACTGGAGAAAGTGGGGTTGCtcccctttgagcagagaaggttaaagggagatttgataaggtaactaaggagaaactgtttccagttgcaGGAGGttcggcaaccagaggacacagatttaagctgattgaaacatagaaaataggtgcaggagtaggccattcggcccttcgagcctctactaccattcaatatgatcatggctgatcattccctcagtacccctttcccgctttctctccataccccttgatccctttagccgtaagggtcatatctaactccctctggaatatatctaacgaactggtctcaacaactttctgtggtactacAGGTGTATTGTATTGTGCGTTTCAGAGctgtgtgagtgtttgatgggacagtgtagagggagctttactctgtatctaacctcgtgctgtacctgccctgggagtgtttgatg encodes the following:
- the hgh1 gene encoding protein HGH1 homolog, with product MAEQARGARWPTPVPNSYVLMSCPSNSAALPQYCPSDSAPLPQYCPSDSAALPQSCPSDSAALPQYCPSDGATLFNGDSNETDRVARIRIATMLDEDRAQELLGFLTLETRADIKGRATEYVLGLTGSPDGRRLLVRSAGVLRALVTLTEDASRAVARDCYLALVNLSADETAHSQLVGDTSLLPTLLSHLSDPACHFSAQICSILSNLSRKKDTCAEVFHAIESEGPGLAKVVDIFCAEGDNKIVDLHYLGPLLSNLTQLPDARRFVLDKDRCVVQRLLPYTQFEGSNVRRGGVVGTLRNCCFDHCLPIDLQYLPEDKQREQDPDIRKMLLEAINL